The sequence TTTAAATCTTATCGGAAATCCTTTTCTAATCTATTTCTAAAATAATCTACTGCCTTTCTCATATAATCTTCAGAAATCTTTCCATAAGGAGTAGAAGTCTCATATATTCTTTTTGGGAGATCTAAGTGACTTGGTATCCATCCCTCTTGAGTTTTGTATGACATCTTTTGCCTATAAATTTCCATGCCCAGCTCTTTAAGCTCTTCCTTTGTTATATTTATGTTAACTGTTTTTAGGCAATTTATAGTATTATCAAGATTTAGATATATTGCTCTTGCAAAGAAGCAAACTACGAGGCTGGACAATATTTGTCTATTTGCTTCTTCTTCTATTAATTTATCTACCAATTTTTCTGGCTCTGGATAGTGGCCTTTTAAACTCTGATCCATGCTGTAGCCTGCATTGTCTAAATGGCTATGCCTTGCGCCTAAAAACCATCCAAGGTGAGTAGCAGCTCCAGTATGATATCCTGGCATCTCATTTTTGCCAAAATTAAGCGCAAAATCTTTTCCGCCATAAATTTTTGATGCATAGCTTGTGCCTCTTGCAAGCGCTTTATAAAAGTCATTTGGCATTGATACAATATTTTCTAGACCTTCAATATATCCTTCCCATTCCCCAAAAGAAAATTTAACTAAAGTTTCTCTTTCATTAATAAGATTTTTGTTAAGCATTTCTGTAGCCCAGGCAAGAGCTACTCCTGATGACATTGCGTCAAGACCTAATTTTTCAGTTTTATCCATTAATTTTAGAAAACCTTTAGCGTCTTTAATTCCAAGCATTGTTCCAAGCGAATAAATAGGTTCGTAATCATATCCTATCATAGATGTTTTGTAAAAATATTTTTCTTCTTCGTGTGGTTCCCTAAATGTGGCAATATGAACGCATGCAACAGGACAACCGGTACAGGCTATCCTTCTTCCCAGATAATTTTGAGCAAGATTTTCTCCTGAGAGTTCAATTGCCCCTTCATAAGAAGTTCTGTTTAAGTTTTCAATAGGTAGACCGCCAATTTCATGAAGAGGAAGTACATTTGCAGCCGTTCCCAGGTCGTGATACTTTTTCATGAGACTTGATGTTGTTTCATCCAGAATATTTTTGTACATCCTTAAATACATTTTTGGATCAGGTAAATTTATTGTTCTTTTGCCAGCTATTACAAGAGCTTTTAGGTTTTTGCTTCCAAAAACAGCTCCAAGACCTAATCTTCCAAAATGCCTATATGTTTCAGTATTCAGTGATGCAAAACTTACTAGATTTTCTCCAGCTCTTCCTATTCTCATTATACTTCTTTGGCCTGAAAAGGGTTCTCTTTGCCTGATTATTTTGCCAACGGTTATCGCATCCTTTATACCCCATATCGCCCTTGCATCATGAAATCTGACTTCATTGTCTAATATTGAAAGATAAACCGGAATGTCTGATTTACCCTTAATAACTATCGCACCATATCCAGCCATCATAATGCTTACTGCGCTTCTACCACCTGCATGACTTTCACCAAGATTGCCTGTCAAAGGAGACTTAAATATAGCAACAGTTTTGGAGGCAAGAGGATAAAGAGAGGTAATAGGTCCGACTGCAAATATTATTGTGTTATCCGGGCTAAAGGGATCTACATTTTTTGGACACTCTTCCTTTAATATTTGAATTCCTACACCGGTTCCCCCAAACCACCTCTCGAATAAATCAGGCCTCGATTTTATAGTAAAGCTCTTTTTTGATAAATCTATATAAAGGACGCGAGTAAACTTGTCTTCAAACATTCTTTTTCCCCCATTCTTTGTTAAAATAAAGTACGTGATGAGGGCAATTCATGGCGCAAAAACCGCAGTAAATACATATATTTGGTTTATTTGTTTCATTATCCCAGAATATTGAATTTACAGTGCATGCTTCAACGCAATTTTTGCAACCGATGCACTTTTCTGAGATAAGATTTACCCCTCCATCTTTTCTTACCTCAAGAGCATCTGTAGGACATACTGCTGCACAAGGTGGTTCAAAACAGGCCCTACAAACTAGAACAGTAAAACCCTTTTCCATACCACCTGAGGAATGAACTGCGATCTTTGACTTAGCAAGTCCTGCAAATCCCTGCCTTCTAACGCAGGCAAGCATGCATATTTCACATCCAACACAGCGATCTGGATCTTTTATTTCTATTCTCAATAGATTATACCTCCTTACTTACTTCGATTTTTTAGTAGGAAAGGCTAGTTCTCCTCCATTGTATCCAATGACTGCTGTGAGGGGCGTAAGGAGCAATATTAGAATAAGGTAAATATATGTTAAACAATGAACGTTGGTATGTATTGAAGAAAAAACAGTGGGTTCTCTTACTCTCATGTACAACAACGCTAGCGCATCGAGATCAACTAGAATGGTGAATAATATTTTAAGCTTTATATGTATTGAAGGTATTAACCTATAGTTAAGCCACCAGGTAAATAGTCCTGTTAATATTGCAGGTATACTAAATATTAGTCCTGCTACAAAAAGATAAAAAGAAGTGGTTTCAAAAGATTTATAACCAAAAATTAAGAAAAGCAATGCAAAAAGGCTTGAACCCATCATATATGCAAGCGGTAAGTGTACTGAAATAGGGTGAGGATGTCTTTTCAAAGTTGGGTGTGTTTCTAAAATATTGTTTAGCCAATTTGGAATTCTTTGGTCTTGGGAAGGGTCCTTATATACCCCTATAATGGTTAATCTTTCTAACATGCTTTCGTTATGTGGAGCGGCAAAAATTTCAGATGTAAGATCCTTTCCAGAGTTGTGAATATTCATATGAGTTCCAGTTTTCCAGAATTTACTGTTTGTAGCATCATATACTTTACCTTTGTAAGCAATATATACTTTTTTTTCATCTTTTCCGTTAAATTTTTTAAGTGAACTTTCGTTGAACTCTTTCATATTCACACCTCACATTTATTAGGTTTATTATAACCTAAAAAATGTGGATTTATTTGTTATATGTGTTAATTAAAGTTTGTTTTAAATTAGAGTAATATTAATTAGGGCAATAATTGATAATGTTGTTAAGTATTATTCATGTGAGTGAAAGTGCATGTGGTCATCGGTATGAACGTGCTTATGAAAGTGTTCATCGATTAAATTCACTTTTATAAGTAATTCTTTATTCTCCATAATTTCTTCCGGAGTTCCTGATGCAATAATTTTGTGATCTTCAGAAAAAACATAAACTTTACTAGCTAATTCATAAACAAGATCGAGATTGTGTGTAGATATAACTATAGTTTTATTTTGCTTGTGAAAATCTTTTATGAAATTTATTAAGTGTCTTTGAGTTCTGGGATCTAAGCCATTGGTAGGTTCATCTAATAATAAGACCTCAGGTCCAATAGAAAGTATGGAAGCTATTGCTTCTTTCTTTTTTTCACCCCCGCTTAATCTAAAAGGAGGCCTATCTTTAAGGTGTTTTAATTCTAAGCTTTCTAAAGTCTTTTCTACCCTATCTTTAACTGTAACTTTATCCAAACCCAACTGTAATGGTCCGTACGCTACCTCATCCCATACTGTTGGATTAAATAGTTGAACATCTGAATCTTGAAATAAAAATCCGATTTTTTTTCTAAAAGAATAGAAAAAATCTTCATTAGAAAGGGTTTCTTCAGTTATTAACTTACCAAAGGCGTAGAATTCTCCTTCTTGAGGAAATATTAATGCATCTAAGATTTTCAAAAGCGTTGATTTACCACACCCATTTGCTCCTAACAGAATTGATAAATCGCCCTCTTTTATCTCTAAATTAATTTTTGAAAGAGCCTCTTCATTACTTGGGTACCTAAAACTTACATCCTTTAGCTTAAAAATAATATTATTTCCAGACAAATAAACGATCTCCTCCAATAAAGAATAGACACACAATTATTATAAAAATTAACCAAAGCCAGTCAAATAGTTTTACTTTAAATTCTGTTAAAACTAAAGCCTTTCCATTATAACCTCTCGAGGTCATAGCTGAATATACTTCATTACTCATAAAATAGGATTTTCCAAGAAGTATTGACATTGAATTAGATAAAAATTGTCTTTGTTCGCCTGTAGTTGTACGCCCTACAGTTCGACTTTTCTTTGCTATAAACATATCAACTGTAGTTTGTAAAAGAAGATAAATGTATCTGTGAGCCATTTCTAAAATTGATATGAATATAGGAGGTATACCTATTTTACTTAGAGCTTTTAGAAGCAACGACCACTTAGTTGTGAGAGTTAACAGTAGACTTAAAGAAACGCATATCCCAACTCTGAGCACCAATACAATAGCAGCAAAAATGCCTTGTTTTGTTATGGATATAACTTGTGGGATTTGCCAGAAAAGAAATTGAACTGGATGTGGCAAGTAAAATAAAACTAATAAAGGTTCACCTGGTAAAAATGGACTGAAAATACTTGGTATTACCATTATTACTGTGAAAAGTGGAACGATTAGCCATACCCTTTTTAAAAAGGACTTAATAGGAACTAATGAAACTTTTGCAAGCCAGATTACCCAGATATTAAAAAATAATAAAATAACAGGTTGATGAATAAAATTTGCTGTTATTATTAAAAGCAATGTAGATATTATGTTTATTCTAGGGTCAAGACTTTGTAAAAGTCCATGCCGGGAAGCTATCTTCCCGGCAATGAACTCCTCTTTCATTACGTTATTTAACTCATTAATTGTTTTTTCCATAAATCCTGGTTTAATAGATTTCGTAGAATTAGTTTTAAAGCAATTTAAACACATATAATCACCAATTTGAATTATTTTGTTTCATGAGCTTCTTCATCTTTCCCCTTTAAAATTTTTCCGAATAAATACGTAATAAGACTTATAAGAATTATACCAACTACTGCTGCTACAATATATCCTATTGCAGATTGGAAAAAGCTTTGATCAAAACCAGGAATACCATAATCTTGCATAAGAGCATGCCATTTGTCAGACATTTTTTCAAGACCTTCTGGGACAAAACCAAGTTTTTCCTTTAGTTCGTCTGCTCCCCATTCTCCCCAGGCACTACCAGATGCAAGGAGCCCAAGTGGAGTAAGTATTGCAACTATTGCCATACCTATCCAAAGCTTTGCATAACTGAAGGCTTTTGATGGTGCTTTAATTTTTTCTATATTAAGCATTTCGGGATTGCTTACCTGTAAATACTTGATGGCGAGAGCAGTGATCACTCCTTCAACAGGACCTGCTACAGTCAAGTGTGCAAATGCCATTGCTGGTACTGCAAGGTTTAATGGGTATGGACAGTATAGAGGCACGCCTGCAGCTGTGTGAAATAGTAGAGGTTGAAGTCCAAGTTCTATCCCTGCGCAGATTGCTGCAAGAACTATACCAATATAGCCTCCAATAAACCCAGCAACATATCTTCTTGCACTTGTTATTTCAGAATTTGTTGTTAATATTTTGTAAATATAATAAGAAGTAAACGGTAAAACAAATGCCATATTAAAGCAGTTTGCACCGAAAGCAAGTATACCTCCATCACCAAAGAGAAGTGCTTGAATTGCAAGAGCAATTGTTATACATAATGTCGCAGCCCACGGCCCAAATATTATTGCAAGAAGCGAACCTCCAACTGCATGTGCAGTAGTGCCGTCTGGAATTGGAACGTTATACATCATTATTACAAATGAAAACGCTGCACCAAGCGCCATTAATGGTACATACTTTTTATTGATAGTAGTTTGGACCTTTTTTACTGATGTCCACCACACAGGAAGCATAACAGCTCCCATTACAGCACATGTTTGCGGACTAAGATAACCATCTGGAATGTGCATTTAACTCCTCCCTTTCTAATTAATTTTTAAAGATCTGTAATCAATATGATTACAAAAATCTCTTTTTTTTTACACCCCCTTTATATGTGTATTAAAAAATAGAAGCCATGAAAGCTAACCTTTTCTAAGGTTAAAAGCCTTCATGGCTTCTATTTGTAAATAAACTATCACTTAAGTGTTTGCTTGTCAAGGATTTTGTAAGCTTTAAGTTGGATAATTAAAATTAAAAAATTTGCCTAAGAGCCTTTTCTAGGAATGATTTTTGTTTATGATATCTGGGTAAGTAAAGAATTTCTTTTCTATCATTGAAAAGCTTATGTCCATAAATAATGCAATAAGGATTGCTGGTATTGAGCCAGCCAGAATTTTATTTATGTTAAAACTTGCTAGACCTTCAAATATTATTGATCCAAGACCGCTGCTTCCAATTATAGCGGTCAATATAGCGACAGAATTTGACAATATAGCTGCAAACTTTATTCCAGCAAATATTGATGGATAGGCATTTGGAAATCTTATATATCTTAATATCTGCCACTCGCTCAAACCCATTCCTTTTGACGACTCTAATACCAAAATATCTATGTTAATTAGTCCATAATAAGTGTTTTTTACAATAGGCATCAATATTCTTAAAAATATTGCTAATATTGCAGGTTTAAATCCTATGCCAAATAATGGTACTACTATAGCTACCACTGCAAAGTTAGGTATTGCCTGGACTAAATTGCAAAATCCTATTATGAAATTTGCAATGTGGCGATTTTTTAAAGATATTATCGCAAGAGGTATGTCTATGACTATGCTTAAGATTAAATATATATATGTAAGCAGTATGTGAACGTAAAATGAGCTTAATATTTCGTCAAACATTATTGAATCTCTTTTGTAAAAATCTTTCAACCA comes from Thermodesulfobium acidiphilum and encodes:
- a CDS encoding aldehyde ferredoxin oxidoreductase N-terminal domain-containing protein, coding for MFEDKFTRVLYIDLSKKSFTIKSRPDLFERWFGGTGVGIQILKEECPKNVDPFSPDNTIIFAVGPITSLYPLASKTVAIFKSPLTGNLGESHAGGRSAVSIMMAGYGAIVIKGKSDIPVYLSILDNEVRFHDARAIWGIKDAITVGKIIRQREPFSGQRSIMRIGRAGENLVSFASLNTETYRHFGRLGLGAVFGSKNLKALVIAGKRTINLPDPKMYLRMYKNILDETTSSLMKKYHDLGTAANVLPLHEIGGLPIENLNRTSYEGAIELSGENLAQNYLGRRIACTGCPVACVHIATFREPHEEEKYFYKTSMIGYDYEPIYSLGTMLGIKDAKGFLKLMDKTEKLGLDAMSSGVALAWATEMLNKNLINERETLVKFSFGEWEGYIEGLENIVSMPNDFYKALARGTSYASKIYGGKDFALNFGKNEMPGYHTGAATHLGWFLGARHSHLDNAGYSMDQSLKGHYPEPEKLVDKLIEEEANRQILSSLVVCFFARAIYLNLDNTINCLKTVNINITKEELKELGMEIYRQKMSYKTQEGWIPSHLDLPKRIYETSTPYGKISEDYMRKAVDYFRNRLEKDFR
- a CDS encoding 4Fe-4S binding protein, with protein sequence MRIEIKDPDRCVGCEICMLACVRRQGFAGLAKSKIAVHSSGGMEKGFTVLVCRACFEPPCAAVCPTDALEVRKDGGVNLISEKCIGCKNCVEACTVNSIFWDNETNKPNICIYCGFCAMNCPHHVLYFNKEWGKKNV
- a CDS encoding DUF2231 domain-containing protein; translated protein: MKEFNESSLKKFNGKDEKKVYIAYKGKVYDATNSKFWKTGTHMNIHNSGKDLTSEIFAAPHNESMLERLTIIGVYKDPSQDQRIPNWLNNILETHPTLKRHPHPISVHLPLAYMMGSSLFALLFLIFGYKSFETTSFYLFVAGLIFSIPAILTGLFTWWLNYRLIPSIHIKLKILFTILVDLDALALLYMRVREPTVFSSIHTNVHCLTYIYLILILLLTPLTAVIGYNGGELAFPTKKSK
- a CDS encoding energy-coupling factor ABC transporter ATP-binding protein — encoded protein: MSGNNIIFKLKDVSFRYPSNEEALSKINLEIKEGDLSILLGANGCGKSTLLKILDALIFPQEGEFYAFGKLITEETLSNEDFFYSFRKKIGFLFQDSDVQLFNPTVWDEVAYGPLQLGLDKVTVKDRVEKTLESLELKHLKDRPPFRLSGGEKKKEAIASILSIGPEVLLLDEPTNGLDPRTQRHLINFIKDFHKQNKTIVISTHNLDLVYELASKVYVFSEDHKIIASGTPEEIMENKELLIKVNLIDEHFHKHVHTDDHMHFHSHE
- the cbiQ gene encoding cobalt ECF transporter T component CbiQ — translated: MEKTINELNNVMKEEFIAGKIASRHGLLQSLDPRINIISTLLLIITANFIHQPVILLFFNIWVIWLAKVSLVPIKSFLKRVWLIVPLFTVIMVIPSIFSPFLPGEPLLVLFYLPHPVQFLFWQIPQVISITKQGIFAAIVLVLRVGICVSLSLLLTLTTKWSLLLKALSKIGIPPIFISILEMAHRYIYLLLQTTVDMFIAKKSRTVGRTTTGEQRQFLSNSMSILLGKSYFMSNEVYSAMTSRGYNGKALVLTEFKVKLFDWLWLIFIIIVCLFFIGGDRLFVWK
- the cbiM gene encoding cobalt transporter CbiM; protein product: MHIPDGYLSPQTCAVMGAVMLPVWWTSVKKVQTTINKKYVPLMALGAAFSFVIMMYNVPIPDGTTAHAVGGSLLAIIFGPWAATLCITIALAIQALLFGDGGILAFGANCFNMAFVLPFTSYYIYKILTTNSEITSARRYVAGFIGGYIGIVLAAICAGIELGLQPLLFHTAAGVPLYCPYPLNLAVPAMAFAHLTVAGPVEGVITALAIKYLQVSNPEMLNIEKIKAPSKAFSYAKLWIGMAIVAILTPLGLLASGSAWGEWGADELKEKLGFVPEGLEKMSDKWHALMQDYGIPGFDQSFFQSAIGYIVAAVVGIILISLITYLFGKILKGKDEEAHETK
- a CDS encoding ABC transporter permease codes for the protein MFDEILSSFYVHILLTYIYLILSIVIDIPLAIISLKNRHIANFIIGFCNLVQAIPNFAVVAIVVPLFGIGFKPAILAIFLRILMPIVKNTYYGLINIDILVLESSKGMGLSEWQILRYIRFPNAYPSIFAGIKFAAILSNSVAILTAIIGSSGLGSIIFEGLASFNINKILAGSIPAILIALFMDISFSMIEKKFFTYPDIINKNHS